In Dasypus novemcinctus isolate mDasNov1 chromosome 10, mDasNov1.1.hap2, whole genome shotgun sequence, one DNA window encodes the following:
- the LOC101435909 gene encoding olfactory receptor 51B2-like: MWPNMSAAPFLLTGFPSLEAAHHWISIPFFAVYISLLLGNGTLLYLIKHDYSLHEPMYYFLAMLAGTDLMVTLTTMPTVMGVLLLNHREINHAACFMQAYFIHSLSTVESGILLAMAYDRFNAICNPLRYTTILTSTRVLALGVGAFMRGFIFIMPVIVRLFSFPYCHSHILSHAFCLHQEVMKLACADITFNKMYPVFIISLTFFLDSLIILFSYILIFHTVMGIASGEERAKALNTCISHISCVLIFYVTVIGLSFIHRFGKNVPQVVQIIMSYVCFLFPPLMNPIIYSIKTKQIQDSFFRLVSSHKYGN, encoded by the coding sequence ATGTGGCCCAATATGAGTGCTGCCCCCTTTCTGCTGACTGGTTTCCCAAGCCTGGAGGCAGCTCACCACTGGATCTCCATCCCTTTCTTTGCAGTCTACATCTCTCTGCTTCTTGGCAATGGCACCCTCCTCTACCTCATCAAGCATGACTACAGTCTCCATGAGCCCATGTATTATTTCTTGGCCATGCTAGCAGGCACAGACCTCATGGTGACCCTGACCACGATGCCTACTGTAATGGGTGTCTTACTGTTGAATCACAGAGAAATAAACCACGCAGCCTGCTTCATGCAGGCGTACTTCATCCACTCTCTTTCCACTGTAGAATCAGGTATTTTGCTTgccatggcctatgaccgttTTAATGCTATCTGCAATCCCTTGAGATACACTACCATTCTCACCAGTACTCGAGTGTTAGCATTAGGGGTGGGGGCATTTATGAGGGGTTTTATATTCATCATGCCTGTAATCGTGCGtcttttttcatttccatattGCCACTCCCATATACTCTCCCATGCTTTCTGTCTTCACCAAGAAGTCATGAAACTGGCCTGTGCTGATATAACTTTCAATAAAATGTACCctgtatttataatttctttaactttcttcctagactctctgATCATCCTGTTCTCCTATATCCTAATTTTTCACACTGTCATGGGCATTGCTTCTGGTGAAGAGAGAGCCAAGGCCCTCAATACCTGCATCTCCCACATAAGTTGTGTATTGATCTTCTATGTCACTGTGATTGGTCTTTCATTCATCCACCGGTTTGGGAAGAATGTGCCACAGGTGGTCCAAATTATCatgagctatgtctgcttcctCTTCCCTCCTTTAATGAATCCTATCATTTATAGCATCAAGACCAAACAAATCCAGGATAGCTTCTTCCGTCTTGTTTCTTCGCacaaatatggaaattaa